One region of Rhizoctonia solani chromosome 9, complete sequence genomic DNA includes:
- a CDS encoding adenosinetriphosphatase, whose protein sequence is MSANTQSTALVNPYAGYKIQPEFITLDPESPQELRKGEVIACALDGFMFLKGTKYAYLHQGADAYWWRGIIAFGFVTPLCGSFKYFTWSGHWGADWEEKHLETIIITNIVHISKERNINWQNGTEDILWIETKHGYSYALLEPNAQYDGGYWRPVTESWASTSADGVSANPAFKPLPWHSPRPAWWDALGDEQWEYLVNTYWKSDASEAWSDLPTADDQSQANLETTVAASSLPPPEYITVDSGSSSEEEPAVVLVRTKPPVTKGEKQVNRKKKQKASSQFGARLSSKSSKKTKYKKFKVINAPDSGEEKVTTSVRASRGEASKLPSQAHLGKGKARQAQDNNQKQRVYSGQGEASTSQKRRVTEPIYVESSSDKDEKTLSLPVSDLPSASIELLEIGSIDSHMTFPSNFKLTPYIEPFSSRYLEAYFSSPEYCYVLLQSSVTHLPRPLFAKGGFNNVTDHWIPNFLLYQYLKSYWKDDVWEVNLKKNVVKQEQDKLVDDVQEETESCVSIPQSMLDKGDIFPCPRCVSERGLTSIGYFINQGHKATMRVAPTCSLILVIYHLKVFQHLAESLWRQLHAALAAFHVTVAAETRLIHKEFREGESAHLLDEIDANRPFHLAIVFLTEGDPQGGWWHTSQHGNQKSSSVAEDQFLETCLYTLRKIARRALTARVFGVSCGFNLQTKGSLNRIKEYLQRTAFTSIVLPSTCSLLMCEYLAEQKLPLNVRQVQYAPIALRPLGVQLPVARAICGCLENLQTNWAFKKQLPNGPEIIFIYCSRCCGMELQVGIFPGSRKQLVYHEVTFMSEVWDTNKRLFGFHPSRNVRMKLLPPNEEKKPYPVDIGQMWTKAGSKALAVESSMNVAE, encoded by the exons ATGTCGGCCAACACTCAGTCCACAGCTCTTGTCAATCCATATGCGGGTTACAAAATTCAGCCCGAATTCATCACCCTTGATCCTGAGTCTCCTCAAGAGCTCCGCAAAGGGGAAG TGATAGCTTGTGCTCTAGACGGCTTCATGTTTCTCAAAGGGACCAAATATGCATACCTCCATCAAGGTGCTGATGCGTATTGGTGGAGGGGCATCATTGCATTTGGATTTGTGACGCCGCTGTGCGGCTCTTTCAAATACTTCACGTGGTCGGGACATTGGGGGGCTGACTGGGAAGAGAAGCATTTAGAAACCATCATAATTACAAACATTGTCCATATATCCAAGGAAAGGAACATCAACTGGCAAAATGG GACGGAGGACATACTCTGGATAGAAACAAAACATGGCTATAGCTACGCTTTGCTGGAGCCCAACGCGCAGTACGATGGGGGCTATTGGCGACCGGTAACGGAGTCTTGGGCAAGTACCTCGGCTGATGGTGTTTCAGCTAATCCTGCCTTCAAACCACTGCCGTGGCATAGCCCAAGGCCTGCATGGTGGGACGCATTGGGAGACGAGCAATGGGAGTACCTCgtcaatacatactggaAGAGTGACGCTTCCGAGGCGTGGTCGGATTTGCCAACTGCTGATGATCAGTCGCAAGCAAACTTGGAAACCACGGTTGCCGCTTCATCCCTGCCGCCTCCggaatatatcactgtggaCTCCGGATCGTCAAGTGAGGAGGAACCAGCTGTGGTGCTTGTCCGGACCAAGCCGCCAGTGACCAAGGGCGAAAAACAAGTAAACAGGAAGAAGAAACAAAAAGCCTCAAGTCAATTTGGTGCACGGTtgtcatcaaagtcaagcAAGAAAACGAAATACAAGAAGTTCAAGGTGATCAACGCTCCTGACTCGGGTGAAGAGAAGGTTACCACATCTGTCAGGGCCTCTCGGGGCGAGGCATCCAAATTGCCTTCCCAAGCACATCTGGGAAAGGGTAAGGCACGCCAAGCTCAAGATAATAACCAGAAGCAAAGAGTATACTCTGGTCAAGGAGAGGCTTCCACTTCtcagaaaagaagagtcacAGAGCCGATCTATGTTGAATCCAGCTCAGACAAGGATGAGAAAACCCTTTCTTTGCCCGTCTCAG ATTTGCCATCTGCAAGCATAGAACTTTTGGAAATAGGGAGTATCGATTCTCACATGACCTTCCCCAGCAATT TCAAACTCACTCCTTACATCGAGCCATTCAGCTCTAGATACCTTGAAGCATACTTTTCGTCGCCCGAATACTGTTATGTCTTGCTTCAGTCTTCAGTCACCCACCTTCCTCGACCCTTGTTTGCTAAAGGGGGCTTTAACAATGTTACAGATCATTGGATCCCCAACTTCCTGCTTTATCAATATCTAAAGAGTTACTGGAAGGACGATGTGTGGGAGGTGAATTTAAAAAAGAACGTTGTTAAACAGGAGCAAGACAAACTG GTTGACGACGTACAAGAGGAAACGGAGTCATGCGTCTCAATCCCTCAGAGTATGCTGGATAAAGGGGACATCTTCCCATGTCCGCGGTGTGTGTCTGAGCGTGGCTTGACTTCAATCGGA TACTTCATCAATCAAGGACACAAGGCGACAATGAGGGTAGCACCAACATGCTCATTGATTCTGGTGATATATCACCTCAAGGTATtccaacatttggcagagtcgCTGTGGCGCCAATTGCATGCTGCCTTGGCGGCTTTTCACGTCACCGTAGCCGCTGAAACGCGGCTTATACACAAAGAGTTTAGAGAAGGCGAGTCAGCACACCTGCTTGACGA GATAGATGCAAATCGCCCTTTCCACCTTGCCATTGTTTTTCTTACTGAAGGAGATCCGCAAGGCGGATGGTGGCATACTTCTCAACACGGCAATCAGAAGAGCTCGAGCGTCGCAGAAGATCAATTTCTCGAGACGTGCCTATATACGTTAAGAAAGATTGCCCGAAGAGCATTGACCGCTCGCGTTTTTGGTGTGTCCTGCGGGTTTAACCTGCAAACTAAAGGCTCTCTGAATAGGATTAAGGAATATCTGCAGCG TACTGCCTTCACGTCTATTGTGCTCCCAAGCACTTGCTCCCTGCTCATGTGCGAGTATCT GGCCGAGCAGAAGCTGCCGCTCAACGTCCGGCAGGTTCAGTATGCGCCTATAGCTTTACGACCGCTGGGTGTACAGCTACCCGTGGCTCGAGCCATATGTGGATGCTTGGAGAACCTGCAAACCAACTGGGCGTTTAAGAAGCAGCTTCCTAACGGACCTGAGATTATATTTATTTATTGTTCCAGATGCTGCGGAATGGAGCTACAGGTTGGAATATTCCCTGGCTCGCGGAAACAATTGGTCTATCATGAGGTGACCTTCATGTCCGAGGTTTGGGACACAAACAAGCGTCTTTTTGGGTTTCATCCGTCAAGAAACGTTCGCATGAAGTTATTG CCCCCAAATGAAGAAAAAAAGCCTTACCCAGTGGACATTGGTCAGATGTGGACTAAGGCGGGGTCAAAAGCGTTGGCTGTTGAGTCCAGTATGAATGTAGCTGAGTAA
- a CDS encoding DEAD (Asp-Glu-Ala-Asp) box polypeptide 58, with amino-acid sequence MSSRYSSPNYTEDEATFETDKREQIDKNLPKIKLVTLREWLAIWLRLDRESTPELRDAFGLCSHFYDPESRRLRRAQITFNDCRPLNNQTVHQLADVDSMIGVVPRNMPLIPVPTLKTVKYYMMRSKSYTLTSDLHIGPVKVLMDDRTLEMHIHKVPNIRFLDLGDNGMFRLHFPLLGSTGNNMYLGDSQMAQLYDLAFHPAALQTLPEDLVREWPGTYEDEKFRSQSHKSKQKEYQNQQGESQDMRGGVAQQTGQDIHVEYIQDWLDCARAMIQETEKLRWARYFFLSYELRGVKNRECSVHPPPEVPPVTVLNEPTGDDEDVEIEVDQESPRVKAVKGILSHFNTTLFEPGMWFIDIATRITISPNPDDPLECTFADADMHSLLFQHYTGLAFESCEELVSGQGNHYQKDEVAHLNALAGGRLTIPRRLAGDTGITYAQIYTTDKSNTYNIALAQNAQRTSAIRMLESWDQELSTHINGLMSSFENSACNHGVALRIETRVEYESYPTCHLRIPDELLRRCVYVLDRDVFWHWKRCRLASMKSVMCQWMDAWRTFTLNRLAVAGTLLIIMEYMMNALVNRPASGGTWDQVHDAACVKEMRGNELVPTRKLGALFLPKIHFEKNKQPRVSRQRVLDQAIILYLLGPQGQSLSSIMAFNKIVGVNLRKQPRDEDPRPWESSAQNSSAAPISNKQRLVTIRSTHDTANPLAGPNYAQDQDTYSSEEEEDQAEQESASPFKNMLWDIISNYPIQIMNKAPNRSQARESWCRLGSDELAGVTHDFFTSMENLTRAFESYYLFPADLSKWDATVAHLFPLIQGSTGNLERQQGVSNLGVVVEFCTMQLALPESS; translated from the exons ATGTCTTCGCGCTATTCATCTCCAAACTATACCGAGGACGAGGCAACCTTTGAAACTGATAAAAGGGAGCAGATTGACAAGAACTTACCCAAAATCAAGCTGGTGACGCTTAGGGAGTGGCTGGCAATTTGGCTTCGCTTGGACCGTGAGTCAACGCCTGAGCTCCGAGATGCGTTTGGCTTGTGTAGTCATTTCTATGATCCGGAGTCAAGGAGGCTGCGACGCGCTCAAATTACCTTCAACGATTGCCGCCCGCTGAATAACCAAACTGTACATCAACTTGCGGATGTTGACTCAATGATTGGCGTTGTTCCAAGAAACATGCCTTTGATTCCTGTACCCACTCTCAAGACTGTCAAGTATTACATGATGAGAAGCAAATCGTATACTCTTACCTCTGACCTTCATATTGGGCCAGTCAAAGTATTGATGGATGACCGTACTTTA GAAATGCATATACACAAAGTGCCCAACATTCGattcttggatttgggagATAATGGAATGTTCCGCTTGCACTTCCCGCTTTTGGGATCAACCGGTAACAACATGTACCTGGGTGACTCCCAAATGGCTCAGCTCTACGACTTGGCGTTTCATCCAGCAGCTCTTCAAACCCTCCCGGAGGATTTAGTACGAGAATGGCCTGGCACCTATGAGGACGAGAAGTTCAGAAGTCAAAGCCACAAGTCCAAGCAAAAAGAGTATCAAAACCAGCAAGGCGAGAGTCAAGACATGCGTGGAGGCGTGGCGCAGCAAACTGGTCAAGACATTCATGTCGAGTACATTCAGGATTGGTTGGACTGCGCCAGAGCCATGATCCAGGAGACTGAGAAGCTGCGCTGGGCCAGGTACTTTTTCTTGTCCTACGAGCTCAGAGGAGTGAAGAATCGGGAGTGCAGCGTTCATCCCCCTCCAGAGGTCCCCCCCGTGACTGTGCTTAATGAGCCTACGGGTGATGATGAAG ATGTTGAAATTGAGGTTGATCAAGAAAGCCCAAGGGTGAAAGCTGTCAAAGGTATACTCAGCCATTTCAATACCACTCTATTTGAGCCTGGTATGTGGTTCATCGACATTGCCACCCGGATCACCATCTCGCCAAATCCGGACGATCCATTGGAGTGTACATTTGCGGATGCGGATATGCACTCCCTTCTATTTCAACACTATACCGGCTTAGCATTTGAAAGCTGTGAAGAGCTTGTTAGCGGTCAAGGAAATCATTACCAGAAGGACGAAGTTGCCCACTTGAACGCCCTTGCTGGCGGTCGCTTGACCATCCCCCGTAGGCTAGCAGGAGACACCGGTATCACTTATGCGCAAATCTACACCACCGACAAAAGCAATACCTACAACATTGCGCTAGCTCAGAACGCACAGCGAACCAGCGCCATCCGAATGCTTGAGTCATGGGATCAAGAGCTCAGCACGCATATCAACGGGTTGATGTCTAGCTTTGAGAACTCGGCTTGCAACCATGGTGTAGCCTTACGTATTGAGACTCGTGTAGAGTATGAGAGCTATCCCACCTGTCATTTGAGAATACCGGATGAGCTGCTCCGGAGGTGTGTCTATGTTTTAGACCGTGATGTGTTCTG GCACTGGAAACGTTGCCGGCTTGCGTCCATGAAAAGCGTTATGTGCCAATGGATGGACGCTTGGCGTACGTTTACCCTCAACCGGCTTGCCGTGGCTGGGACATTGCTCATCATCATGGAATACATGATGAATGCACTGGTGAACCGTCCAGCCTCTGGGGGGACTTGGGACCAGGTTCATGATGCAGCCTGCGTTAAAGAAATGAGGGGAAACGAATTGGTTCCCACGCGTAAGCTGGGCGCCCTGTTTCTCCCCAAGATTCATTTTGAGAAAAACAAACAGCCGCGTGTTTCTAGGCAGCGAGTTCTTGACCAGGCAATCATTCTCTACTTACTTGGGCCTCAAGGTCAATCGTTGAGCAGTATCATGGCTTTCAACAAGATTGTGGGAGTGAATCTCCGAAAGCAACCGCGCGATGAAGACCCTCGCCCTTGGGAAAGCAGCGCGCAGAATTCAAGCGCGGCTCCAATATCAAACAAGCAGAGACTAGTTACGATCCGGAGTACCCATGACACAGCAAACCCGCTTGCTGGTCCCAATTATGCTCAAGATCAGGATACGTACtcatcagaagaagaagaagatcaGGCAGAGCAAGAGAGCGCTTCACCGTTCAAGAATATGCTTTGGGACATTATCAGCAATTATCCAATCCAGATCATGAACAAGGCTCCTAACCGCTCACAAGCGCGTGAGTCTTGGTGCCGACTTGGCAGCGACGAGCTTGCTGGAGTAACGCATGACTTCTTCACCAGCATGGAGAATCTCACAAGAGCGTTTGAATCGTACTACTTGTTTCCTGCTGATCtcagcaagtgggatgcCACCGTGGCTCATCTGTTTCCGCTCATTCAAGGCAGCACCGGGAACCTTgaaaggcaacaaggtgTTTCGAATTTGGGAGTGGTGGTTGAGTTTTGCACCATGCAGCTAGCCCTTCCTGAGTCAAGTTGA
- a CDS encoding proteoglycan 4: MSTGIPTLIQEVYRGSSLTAETVTLDPEAPRSKKSQNEVIVRALDGFVFVKHNKLVYPRYQDSTPEWWEDVQAYGYVSALVGQFKFFVWAGFMGEDYSDKHLVFMCIKDIVGMVKESSPHWRSGFEEILWLESKAGYSYALMEPDAIYDEVRWAEVIQSWTNLPPPLSQEDPTLREVNQAGPQPEWWKVRGGKSTWEWFTKPIRDAKAGAKRKTNQEQQTSRKRKKGGKRATPSPSKKRAISQDVEYSPGKGDQTDDDDVIFDRSKLRPRRYPRDDEAEGAKVQAQGREKGKEVRKDDEDSDEEEEEQEEGDEKDEDKEEAEDTENEEDKEAEEDEEDEEDEEDEEDEEDKEDEEDKEDKEDKEDKEDKEDEEDKEDKEDKEDEEDKEDKEDKEDKEEKDVGRERGEKEGQVVAMEVDEADAEMDAEGEDEGEDVAMSSPPGKATSSKKIPDPEAASPSRKALPAPARFARTPTPGPELTPPPVPLSNPAPSPVSAPPETLGSILTPAPALPLAPVPSLVAAPACTSPPAPSQDPASSLAPASPPAPTPTPASAPTPPPAPAPAPSPSPAPTPAPAPAPAPAPAPAPAAAPSPAPSPAPAPAPTPAPAPAPAPAPAPAPAPAPAPAPAPAPAPAPAPAPAPTPAPAPAPTPAPAPGPAPAPAPPSPILPASPAGPAPTSLEPPSTAVSSASVPASTPPPTPPPASTNASVPATVTSVSAPIPPAGSSLYAQSVPDTCEFDMDNTTGRQ; encoded by the exons ATGTCTACTGGAATTCCCACACTGATTCAGGAGGTGTATCGCGGGAGCTCACTGACGGCGGAAACAGTGACTCTGGACCCTGAAGCCCCGCGGTCAAAGAAAAGTCAAAATG AGGTGATTGTCCGTGCCCTGGATGGTTTTGTTTTTGTGAAGCATAACAAGTTGGTCTATCCCCGGTACCAAGATTCGACTCCTGAATGGTGGGAAGACGTACAGGCCTACGGGTACGTGTCAGCGCTTGTGGGCCAGTTTAAGTTCTTTGTCTGGGCCGGGTTTATGGGCGAAGACTACTCGGACAAACATCTGGTTTTCATGTGTATAAAAGACATTGTGGGGATGGTGAAGgaatcaagccctcactggCGATCTGG CTTTGAGGAGATTCTGTGGCTGGAGTCAAAGGCCGGATACAGCTATGCGCTGATGGAGCCGGATGCAATCTATGATGAGGTCAGGTGGGCTGAAGTGATTCAAAGCTGGACAAATCTGCCGCCACCTCTAAGCCAGGAAGACCCGACGCTCCGCGAGGTGAACCAAGCCGGGCCACAGCCCGAGTGGTGGAAGGTCAGGGGCGGGAAGAGTACTTGGGAGTGGTTTACCAAACCAATCCGGGACGCGAAGGCAGGCGCGAAACGGAAAACAAACCAAGAGCAGCAAACATCCCGGAAGCGCAAGAAGGGAGGAAAGCGGGCCACACCTTCCCCGTCCAAGAAAAGGGCAATCAGCCAGGATGTCGAGTACAGCCCTGGAAAAGGTGACCAaactgatgatgatgatgtaaTCTTTGATCGCAGCAAGTTGCGACCGCGTAGAT ATCCCCGGGATGACGAGGCAGAGGGAGCCAAGGTGCAGGCGCAGGGAAGGGAGAAAGGGAAGGAGGTAAGGAAGGATGACGAGGACAgtgacgaggaggaagaagagcaagaagaggGGGATGAGAAAGACGAGGACAAGGAGGAAGCAGAGGACACAGAGAacgaggaagacaaggaagccgaggaagacgaggaagacgaggaagacgaggaagacgaggaagacgaggaagacaaggaagacgaggaagacaaggaagacaaggaagacaaggaagacaaggaagacaaggaagacgaggaagacaaggaagacaaggaagacaaggaagacgaggaagacaaggaagacaaggaagacaaggaagacaaggaagaaaaggatgTGGGACGGGAGAGAGGGGAGAAGGAAGGCCAAGTTGTGGCCATGGAAGTTGACGAGGCGGACGCCGAGATGGATGCTGAAGGAGAAGACGAAGGCGAGGACG TTGCCATGTCAAGTCCGCCTGGCAAAGCTACTTCCTCCAAGAAAATTCCTGACCCGGAAGCAG CTTCTCCTTCGCGTAAAGCATTGCCTGCCCCCGCGCGATTTGCGCGTACACCTACTCCGGGGCCTGAGCTTACTCCTCCTCCTGTGCCTCTCTCTAATCCGGCGCCTTCCCCAGTCTCTGCGCCTCCAGAAACTTTGGGGTCTATCCtcactcctgctcccgcaCTTCCCCTTGCTCCCGTGCCTTCTCTTGTTGCCGCGCCGGCTTGTACGTCTCCGCCTGCGCCATCCCAGGATCCGGCTTCTTCTCTGGCTCCGGCCTCCCCTCCGGCTCCAACTCCGACTCCCGCCTCAGCCCCAACCCCTCCTCCAGCcccggctcctgctccttctccttctcctgctcctactcctgctcctgctccggctcctgctcctgctccggctccggctccggctgcTGCTCCTTCTCCTGCTCCttctcctgctcctgctcctgctccgactcctgctcctgctcctgctcctgctcctgctcctgctcctgctcctgctcctgctcctgctcctgctcctgctcctgctcctgctcctgctcctgctcccgctcccgctccgactccggctccggctccggctcccactcccgctcctgctcctggaCCGGCGCCTGCGCCTGCGCCGCCATCTCCCATTCTTCCTGCATCTCCCGCCGGTCCCGCGCCCACTTCTCTTGAGCCTCCCTCGACCGCTGTGTCTTCAGCTTCTGTGCCCGCCAGCACACCACCCCCAACCCCTCCCCCTGCGTCTACGAACGCCTCTGTGCCTGCGACTGTCACTTCAGTTTCAGCACCTATTCCCCCTGCCGGCTCCTCGCTTTATGCACAGTCAGTCCCAGATACATGTGAGTTCGATATGGACAATACGACGGGAAGGCAATAA